Proteins found in one Triticum aestivum cultivar Chinese Spring chromosome 4D, IWGSC CS RefSeq v2.1, whole genome shotgun sequence genomic segment:
- the LOC123095980 gene encoding pentatricopeptide repeat-containing protein At3g49730 yields MQRLLPATLRRRRLSTDAAPDHSLASSAEHAHRLLRRHGADPQRLASALSASGLDPASPRLLDAVLRRCGAASSLALGYFHWCSPSLPTAPLPSSLALLAKCFSRASAAPCPSLLAPLPSHLLSASILSPVLRRLPPPRVLPFALSLLSSRPAHDHPSLFLSLLESLSKAGHVAAAERLVEELQPRVPLELRHYTALLYGWCRLGKLDEAKNVLARMKAAGVASDVVVFNTLLAGFVADGRFEDAFELTREMERRDCPPNAVSYTTLMQGLGSKGRVDEVMRVFVEMRRKGCTPDSVTYGTLVTAFCKAGRLSQGYEFLDSMSRDRLRVDPGVYLGFFVAHEKKEQLEECLELMERMRECRCPPDLSIYNVVIRLSCKLGETIQAMALWNEMENSGLSPGVDTFAIMVTGLVGQGSLVDACNYFKDMVGRGLFVAPQYGVLKDLLNALVRDEKLELAKDVWGCIASRGCELNVSAWTIWIHALYAKKHVKEACSYCLDMLEAGLMPQPDTFAKLMKGLKKLYNRQIAAEITEKVRLMAEERHVSFKMYKRRGVKDLEEKPKSKRRKGQKRSRGRQTVQGQSREHADLSDSADDEEFPS; encoded by the coding sequence ATGCAGCGCCTCCTCCCGgccaccctccgccgccgccgcctctccaccGACGCCGCCCCGGACCACAGCCTCGCCTCCTCCGCGGAGCACGCGCACCGCCTGCTCCGCCGCCACGGCGCCGACCCGCAGAGGCTGGCCTCCGCGCTCTCCGCGTCGGGGCTCGACCCGGCCTCCCCGCGCCTCCTCGACGCCGTCCTCCGCCGCTgcggcgccgcctcctccctcgcgcTCGGCTACTTCCACTGGTGCTCCCCGTCGCTGCCCACCGCGCCGCTCCCCTCCTCCCTCGCGCTCCTCGCCAAGTGCTTCTCCCGCGCCTCCGCCGCGCCCTGCCCGTCCCTCCTCGCGCCGCTCCCCTCCCACCTCCTCTCGGCCTCCATCCTCTCGCCcgtcctccgccgcctcccgccgccgcgcgTCCTCCCCTTCGCGCTCTCGCTCCTCTCCTCCCGCCCCGCCCACGAccacccctccctcttcctctccctcctcgagtcgctcTCCAAGGCCGgccacgtcgccgccgccgagcggcTCGTCGAGGAGCTCCAGCCCCGGGTcccgctcgagctccgccactacaccgccctgctctacggctggtgCCGCCTGGGCAAGCTCGACGAGGCCAAGAACGTGCTCGCCCGCATGAAGGCCGCGGGGGTCGCCTCGGACGTCGTCGTCTTCAACACCCTGCTCGCGGGGTTCGTCGCGGACGGCAGGTTCGAGGACGCGTTCGAGCTCACAAGGGAGATGGAGCGGCGGGATTGCCCTCCCAACGCGGTGTCCTACACCACCCTCATGCAGGGGCTTGGGTCCAAGGGGAGGGTTGATGAGGTAATGCGGGTGTTTGTTGAAATGCGGAGGAAGGGATGCACGCCGGATTCTGTCACCTACGGCACTCTGGTTACTGCGTTTTGCAAGGCCGGCAGGTTATCCCAGGGGTATGAGTTCTTGGACTCCATGTCGAGGGACAGGCTGCGGGTGGATCCTGGAGTGTACCTTGGGTTCTTTGTGGCGCATGAGAAGAAGGAgcagctggaggagtgcttggagCTGATGGAGAGGATGAGGGAGTGCAGGTGCCCCCCAGACCTCAGTATCTACAATGTGGTGATTCGGTTGTCCTGTAAGCTCGGAGAGACGATACAAGCCATGGCATTGTGGAACGAGATGGAGAATAGCGGGCTTAGTCCTGGGGTCGACACCTTCGCAATCATGGTGACTGGGCTTGTTGGCCAGGGATCGCTGGTCGACGCGTGCAATTATTTCAAGGACATGGTCGGGAGAGGGCTATTTGTTGCACCACAGTACGGAGTGCTGAAGGACCTCCTCAATGCATTAGTCAGAGATGAGAAACTTGAGCTTGCAAAGGATGTTTGGGGTTGCATTGCCAGCAGAGGTTGCGAACTAAATGTGAGTGCATGGACAATCTGGATCCATGCACTGTACGCGAAGAAACATGTCAAGGAGGCTTGCTCGTATTGCTTGGACATGCTTGAGGCAGGGCTGATGCCGCAACCAGACACATTTGCAAAGCTAATGAAGGGACTGAAAAAACTGTACAACAGACAGATTGCTGCTGAAATCACTGAGAAggtgaggttgatggcagaggagAGACATGTAAGCTTTAAAATGTATAAGAGGCGTGGGGTGAAGGATCTCGAAGAGAAGCCTAAGTCAAAGAGAAGGAAAGGGCAAAAGCGGAGTCGGGGGAGGCAGACCGTTCAGGGTCAGTCTAGAGAACATGCTGACCTTTCGGATTCTGCCGATGATGAAGAATTCCCGAGTTGA